The Brassica oleracea var. oleracea cultivar TO1000 chromosome C6, BOL, whole genome shotgun sequence genome includes a region encoding these proteins:
- the LOC106301008 gene encoding stem-specific protein TSJT1-like, translating into MLAIFQKTFAHPPEELNSPASNLSGKTPKLPGETLSDFLSNHPDSAFSMSFGDSAVLAFARPENSHRPRMFSGIDGIYCVFLGALNNLCDLNKQYGLSGKSSNEAMFVIEAYRTLRDRGPYPADQVLRGLDGSFAFVVYDAQTSSVFAALGSDGAESLYWGIAADGSVVMSDDLKVIKQGCAKSFAPFPTGCMFHSESGLMSYEHPKNKMKAMQRIDSEGVICGANFKVDACSKINSIPRRGSEANWSLASSS; encoded by the exons ATGTTGGCTATTTTTCAAAAGACGTTTGCTCATCCACCGGAAGAGCTAAACAGCCCGGCTTCAAACCTTTCCGGCAAAACCCCAAAACTTCCAGGAGAAACTCTCTCTGACTTCCTTTCAAACCATCCAGACTCTGCTTTCTCCATGAGCTTCGGCGACTCCGCTGTCCTCGCTTTCGCCCGCCCAGAAAACTCTCACCGTCCAAG GATGTTTAGTGGCATCGATGGAATCTACTGTGTGTTTCTTGGAGCATTGAACAACCTATGCGACTTGAACAAACAGTACGGTTTATCTGGAAAATCCTCAAACGAAGCCATGTTTGTGATCGAAGCTTACCGAACACTACGTGACCGTGGTCCTTACCCAGCTGACCAAGTTCTCAGAGGTCTCGACGGAAGTTTCGCTTTTGTTGTCTATGATGCTCAGACCTCCTCTGTTTTCGCAGCTCTAGGATCTGATGGAGCTGAGAGTTTGTATTGGGGAATAGCTGCAGACGGATCTGTTGTTATGTCTGATGATCTCAAGGTTATTAAGCAAGGTTGTGCTAAGTCATTCGCTCCTTTTCCGACAG GTTGTATGTTTCATAGTGAGAGTGGTTTGATGAGTTATGAGCATCCGAAGAATAAGATGAAGGCGATGCAGAGGATTGATAGTGAAGGAGTTATATGTGGAGCTAACTTTAAAGTCGATGCTTGCTCCAAGATCAATAGCATTCCGAGGAGAGGAAGTGAAGCTAATTGGTCTTTGGCATCCTCTAGTTAA
- the LOC106301009 gene encoding uncharacterized protein LOC106301009, with the protein MVPPPFPSLEIYIYQLVESMIDPQKSVYHFIKRRKIPEDGFLRCCCRAIALDLASVMASDRKTEKDVSADSLSCVLCSNGIEGENQKAEPENKGSRDAIEIKSATQYLKVMNLPTHI; encoded by the exons ATGGTGCCTCCTCCGTTTCCTTCACTTGAAATCTATATATATCAGCTGGTTGAAAGCATGATTGATCCTCAGAAGTCAGTTTATCATTTTATAAAGCGTAGAAAGATTCCCGAAGATGGCTTCCTCCGATGCTGTTGTCGCGCAATCGCTCTCGACTTG GCTTCTGTAATGGCCAGCGACCGGAAAACGGAGAAAGATGTTTCTGCCGATTCTCTTTCTTG TGTGCTTTGCTCGAATGGGATAGAAGGGGAAAATCAAAAAGCCGAGCCCGAGAATAAAGGAAGTCGGGACGCAATAGAAATTAAGTCTGCTACTCAGT ATCTAAAGGTCATGAATCTGCCAACTCATATCTGA